A region of Candidatus Desulfarcum epimagneticum DNA encodes the following proteins:
- a CDS encoding conserved hypothetical protein (Evidence 4 : Unknown function but conserved in other organisms), with amino-acid sequence MTYEKLYSYYQKTNLLPTAAGFSSKDDLEKYEAYRYSFLLNKLSIPPQIFKARDLIEFGPDSGENSLVFAKWGADITLVEPNRNAWHNITEYFSRYELEDRLRSLEKIELENFTPTKKYDFIDAEGFIYTIKPDDLWIKLFNNALKKNGFFIVSYYERYGAVFELILKLIYNSAKNITKSKTKEIAWKLFKKKWLSIPHTRSFDSWVMDVLENPFVRYKYFLDATDLCKKCFENNFTLYSSWPRYQECMDIYWHKKEQDLKKKLKQQIDFIKRSRLSFIFGKKLFVFSKKTDKFQTLLNKFIKLIDKSIDGFDRESINECRDVLKKIENTVNDKSFLLTDSDNVKYLFQITEIIKEILKLLNEGDIKKIIHFCNSNKIFINMWGMPTHFSVFQKNSA; translated from the coding sequence ATGACTTATGAAAAATTATATTCATATTATCAAAAAACAAATTTATTGCCCACTGCCGCAGGATTTTCTTCAAAAGATGACCTGGAAAAATATGAAGCTTATAGATATTCTTTTCTTCTTAATAAACTTTCAATCCCACCTCAAATTTTTAAAGCGCGCGATCTGATTGAATTTGGACCCGACTCCGGTGAAAATTCTTTAGTGTTTGCAAAATGGGGAGCGGATATTACTCTTGTTGAACCCAATCGGAATGCGTGGCACAATATAACCGAATATTTTTCCAGATATGAATTAGAGGATAGATTACGATCATTAGAAAAAATAGAGCTCGAGAATTTTACGCCAACAAAAAAATATGATTTTATTGATGCTGAAGGTTTTATTTATACAATAAAGCCGGACGATCTTTGGATTAAGCTGTTTAATAATGCGTTAAAAAAAAATGGGTTTTTTATTGTTTCATATTATGAAAGATACGGGGCCGTTTTTGAGCTTATTTTAAAATTAATCTATAATTCCGCCAAGAACATTACAAAGTCTAAGACGAAAGAGATTGCGTGGAAATTGTTCAAAAAAAAATGGTTGTCTATTCCTCATACTCGTTCTTTTGACTCATGGGTCATGGATGTTTTGGAAAACCCATTTGTAAGATATAAATATTTTCTTGATGCAACTGATTTGTGCAAAAAATGTTTTGAAAATAATTTTACGCTATATTCATCATGGCCTCGTTATCAGGAATGCATGGATATATATTGGCATAAAAAAGAACAGGATTTAAAGAAAAAGCTAAAGCAGCAGATTGACTTTATAAAACGCAGCAGACTGAGTTTTATTTTTGGGAAAAAGCTTTTCGTTTTTTCAAAAAAAACCGATAAATTCCAGACTCTTCTTAATAAATTTATAAAACTAATAGATAAGTCTATAGATGGTTTCGATAGAGAATCAATAAATGAGTGTCGAGATGTATTGAAAAAGATTGAAAACACGGTTAATGATAAATCCTTTTTGTTAACTGACTCTGATAATGTCAAATATCTGTTTCAAATTACAGAAATAATAAAAGAAATTCTAAAATTACTAAATGAAGGCGATATAAAAAAAATTATACATTTCTGCAACAGCAATAAAATTTTTATCAATATGTGGGGTATGCCCACACATTTCTCCGTGTTTCAAAAAAACAGCGCCTAA
- a CDS encoding Xenobiotic-transporting ATPase, whose protein sequence is MNIKSSKSTSFLNVFLDIYRRLSKKYQRKFWVMFGLIVLVSFFEMVSVGSIALFASVIASSEEFLQSKYIPFLREILQVDYIYTTHGIIIAMSVLMIVLVALKNGLYTLKLYKSTRFCADVDAFFGDALFKGFINMPYRWHILQNSADLVKAMQGRNHIGFNFIDSSLKIMSDITLVIFLLGSLIFFQPYISFALLLLGMGGAFLIFRMTLHLQRKHAKRCLDIELLINKNVTKGIHGIKDVKISGQKSFTEDIRNNVYSYARTVGLRNLYRDYPVVLMEILSLAMLAGAVCFMAAMTGSSVAQITGVLSLLVVTAWKVLGSITKVMGALSSFNNSLPFIQWVIQYIEQIELNEKTDDIVDDKVLANFKFENEIRFENVSYLYEGSRRYVLKDINFNIKKGQTIGIIGFSGAGKSTLIDIFIGLLEPSSGKIVVDDDELNAERRHAWMKRVGYVPQSPYIYDGTLLGNVAFGLHDSEVDRDLALECCKAASMNDFLDDLPQGIDTPVGERGVRLSGGQKQRVVVARALYTKPEVIIFDEATSSLDSRSEKGIQKTIYSLRGKQTLVIIAHRLTTVVDCDLIVWIEDGRIRMFDAPDRALSEYEDALNV, encoded by the coding sequence ATGAATATAAAATCATCAAAATCAACATCTTTTCTAAATGTTTTCCTTGATATTTATCGGCGTCTTTCCAAAAAATATCAGAGAAAGTTCTGGGTAATGTTCGGTCTGATAGTATTGGTTTCGTTTTTCGAAATGGTAAGTGTCGGCTCAATAGCTTTATTTGCTTCAGTAATCGCATCTTCCGAAGAGTTTTTGCAATCCAAGTATATTCCTTTTCTAAGGGAAATTTTGCAGGTTGACTACATATATACCACTCATGGAATTATTATAGCCATGAGTGTGCTGATGATTGTATTGGTAGCGCTGAAAAACGGACTTTATACTTTAAAACTGTACAAGTCAACCAGATTTTGCGCTGATGTGGATGCTTTTTTTGGCGATGCGCTTTTCAAAGGTTTTATTAATATGCCCTATAGATGGCATATTTTACAAAATTCAGCTGATCTTGTTAAAGCGATGCAGGGGCGTAATCATATTGGCTTCAATTTTATAGATTCTTCTTTGAAAATAATGAGTGATATCACTCTTGTTATTTTTTTGTTGGGATCTTTGATCTTTTTCCAGCCATACATATCATTTGCGCTACTGCTATTGGGCATGGGGGGAGCTTTTCTTATTTTTAGAATGACTCTTCATTTACAAAGAAAGCATGCAAAACGTTGTCTTGACATAGAGTTATTAATTAATAAAAATGTTACTAAAGGGATTCATGGAATCAAAGATGTAAAAATTTCTGGTCAAAAGTCTTTTACTGAGGATATCAGAAACAATGTATATTCTTATGCCAGAACAGTGGGGTTAAGAAACTTATACCGGGATTATCCGGTGGTGTTAATGGAAATATTAAGCCTTGCTATGCTTGCGGGCGCTGTTTGTTTTATGGCCGCTATGACAGGTTCTTCGGTGGCGCAGATAACCGGCGTTCTTAGTCTGCTTGTAGTAACGGCATGGAAGGTTTTGGGAAGTATCACAAAGGTTATGGGGGCGCTTAGTTCATTTAACAATTCATTGCCCTTTATTCAATGGGTGATCCAGTATATTGAGCAAATTGAATTAAATGAGAAAACCGATGACATAGTGGATGATAAAGTATTGGCAAACTTTAAGTTTGAAAATGAAATTCGTTTTGAAAATGTTTCATATCTGTATGAAGGCAGTCGCAGATATGTTTTAAAGGATATAAATTTCAATATAAAAAAGGGTCAAACAATTGGGATTATAGGTTTCTCTGGGGCAGGTAAAAGCACTTTGATTGATATTTTTATAGGTCTTTTGGAGCCAAGTAGTGGGAAAATAGTGGTTGATGATGATGAGTTGAATGCAGAGAGGCGCCATGCCTGGATGAAAAGAGTGGGTTATGTTCCACAATCTCCATATATATATGATGGGACATTATTGGGAAATGTTGCCTTTGGCCTTCATGATTCGGAAGTTGACCGAGATTTGGCGCTTGAATGTTGCAAAGCGGCTTCCATGAATGATTTTCTGGATGATCTGCCCCAAGGGATAGATACGCCTGTTGGAGAAAGGGGCGTGCGTCTATCAGGAGGACAAAAACAGAGAGTGGTTGTTGCCAGAGCCCTTTATACGAAGCCGGAAGTGATTATTTTTGATGAGGCGACCAGTTCCCTTGATTCAAGAAGTGAGAAAGGAATCCAGAAAACAATTTATAGTCTTAGGGGTAAACAGACATTGGTTATCATTGCCCATCGTTTAACCACAGTGGTGGACTGTGATTTGATCGTTTGGATCGAGGATGGAAGAATAAGAATGTTTGATGCGCCAGACAGAGCGCTTAGTGAATATGAAGATGCGCTTAATGTGTAG
- a CDS encoding Methyltransferase, giving the protein MTNNNIIHRNRCRLCNSNKLDIVLKYNPTPLADEYIPKEYINKEQKIYPLNLFLCKKCGLSQLLDVVQPQDIYFDYLYETKTSLGLVNHFQSYAEEVLKISNSPKGSLVVDIGSNDGSLLKAFKKKGMKALGIDPARDIAKKATESGIETLPLLFNVGVADKIKEKHGFAEVITMNNLFANIDDLIGAVKGVRRLMAPEGVFVIESFYLYDLIKNMVFDFIYHEHLSCFSVKPLQIFFKSQNMELIDVQHISTKGGSLRYIVKHAQGRRSISPNIAKYIKRETSFGIHESKIFKTFSKQIKYAKNSLLNIIRDLQKNKKTIAGYGASATTTTLLYSFDLIDKLNFIVDDNPQRQGLYSPGCHIPVVSPKTLYEQKKPDYVLILAWRYAEPIIKQHQDFLTNGGHFIIPLPEIKVF; this is encoded by the coding sequence ATGACAAATAACAATATTATTCATCGCAACAGGTGCCGTTTATGCAATAGCAATAAATTGGATATTGTTCTAAAATATAATCCAACACCGCTCGCCGATGAATATATACCAAAGGAGTATATTAATAAAGAACAGAAAATTTATCCTTTAAATCTTTTTTTGTGCAAAAAATGTGGACTGTCTCAATTACTTGATGTCGTTCAACCGCAGGACATATATTTTGATTATTTATATGAAACTAAGACCTCTTTAGGGTTAGTGAATCATTTCCAGAGCTATGCCGAAGAAGTGTTGAAAATCAGCAATTCTCCAAAAGGCTCTTTGGTGGTTGATATTGGAAGCAATGATGGCTCATTATTAAAAGCGTTTAAAAAAAAAGGCATGAAAGCGCTCGGGATTGATCCTGCCAGAGATATCGCGAAAAAGGCGACAGAATCCGGGATAGAAACTTTGCCTTTATTATTTAATGTTGGGGTTGCGGATAAAATAAAAGAGAAGCACGGCTTTGCAGAAGTCATTACAATGAATAACTTATTTGCAAATATCGATGATTTAATTGGCGCTGTAAAAGGGGTTCGTAGACTGATGGCGCCAGAAGGTGTGTTTGTCATCGAAAGCTTTTATCTGTATGATTTAATAAAAAACATGGTTTTTGATTTTATTTATCACGAACACTTATCATGCTTTTCTGTCAAACCTTTGCAGATTTTTTTTAAAAGTCAAAATATGGAATTAATTGATGTCCAGCATATTTCTACAAAAGGCGGCTCGCTGCGCTATATAGTGAAACACGCTCAAGGGCGCCGTTCCATATCCCCTAATATTGCCAAATATATAAAACGTGAGACTTCTTTTGGTATACATGAATCAAAAATTTTTAAAACTTTTTCAAAACAAATCAAATATGCCAAAAATAGTCTGCTTAATATAATTCGCGACTTGCAAAAAAATAAAAAAACAATTGCTGGCTATGGGGCATCAGCAACTACGACCACTTTACTATATTCTTTTGATCTGATTGATAAATTAAATTTCATAGTGGATGATAACCCTCAAAGGCAAGGTCTATACAGCCCGGGATGCCATATTCCCGTCGTTTCGCCTAAAACATTATATGAACAAAAAAAACCTGATTATGTTTTAATACTGGCATGGCGGTATGCTGAGCCTATTATAAAGCAGCATCAAGATTTTTTAACAAATGGCGGTCATTTTATCATACCGCTGCCTGAGATTAAGGTTTTCTAA
- a CDS encoding conserved hypothetical protein (Evidence 4 : Unknown function but conserved in other organisms) — translation MQFFKKIHRKSSLDIIKAFFRRIFVFYPMIIFSFPTILLFYILSPVCRIKIAKLQTDRIGHLALNTEIFLRKRQLGYARGIKHIFFAGKSANVQLLKMWRRYLFIVESNILYAGLNYPYCVWLWEKTRFFEPLQVLSNEYQIFQEGRPALHFTLEEEEKGEEFLHKMRIAPDKDWFVCIFSRDSVYLDTLRPEYDWKYHDDRNADIDSFIPAIKYIIDKGGYVFRMGYKVNKPVNFQHERFIDYAVSLRDDFMDIYLMAKCRFVIGSPSGITDVPVIFDRPKIGVNWVPYGCAPIGKNSLYIPKKLKNRNSKQFVSFKKFLHQTKKRENTLLFDGKLLYENGYEYEDNTEQEILEATQEMFARLEGKWKPTIEDQKLLEKYFQAFPEDHWSFQVETPIGLNFLKKHRKIFL, via the coding sequence ATGCAATTTTTTAAAAAAATTCATCGAAAATCTTCATTAGATATCATTAAGGCTTTTTTTCGAAGAATATTTGTATTTTATCCCATGATAATATTTTCATTTCCAACGATTTTATTATTCTATATATTATCTCCTGTTTGTCGCATTAAAATAGCCAAACTCCAGACAGATCGAATTGGCCACCTTGCGCTAAATACGGAAATATTTCTTCGTAAAAGACAATTAGGATATGCAAGAGGAATCAAACATATTTTCTTTGCAGGAAAATCTGCAAACGTTCAACTGTTAAAAATGTGGAGGAGATATCTTTTTATTGTTGAAAGCAACATCCTATACGCGGGCCTTAACTATCCTTATTGTGTGTGGCTCTGGGAAAAAACAAGATTTTTTGAACCTCTTCAAGTGTTGTCAAATGAATACCAAATATTTCAGGAAGGACGACCTGCTTTGCATTTTACACTTGAAGAAGAAGAAAAAGGCGAAGAGTTCTTGCATAAAATGAGAATTGCCCCGGACAAAGACTGGTTTGTTTGTATATTCTCTCGCGACAGCGTTTATTTAGATACTTTGCGCCCTGAATATGATTGGAAATATCATGATGATCGGAATGCTGATATAGACAGTTTTATACCCGCTATAAAATATATAATTGATAAGGGTGGCTACGTTTTTCGAATGGGATATAAGGTCAATAAACCAGTAAATTTTCAACATGAAAGATTTATTGATTATGCCGTGTCTTTGCGTGATGACTTTATGGATATATATTTAATGGCGAAGTGCAGGTTTGTTATAGGGTCACCTTCCGGCATTACAGATGTTCCTGTAATTTTTGATCGTCCTAAAATAGGTGTAAATTGGGTTCCGTATGGGTGCGCGCCCATAGGAAAAAACAGTCTATATATTCCAAAAAAACTAAAAAATAGAAATTCCAAACAATTTGTTTCATTTAAAAAATTTCTTCATCAAACAAAAAAGAGGGAGAATACTTTACTGTTTGATGGGAAGTTATTATATGAAAACGGATATGAATACGAAGACAATACAGAACAAGAAATTTTAGAAGCAACCCAAGAAATGTTTGCCCGTTTGGAGGGCAAATGGAAACCTACAATAGAAGATCAAAAACTTTTAGAAAAATACTTTCAAGCCTTTCCCGAAGACCATTGGTCATTTCAAGTAGAAACCCCAATCGGATTGAATTTTTTAAAAAAGCATCGAAAGATATTCTTGTAG
- a CDS encoding conserved hypothetical protein (Evidence 4 : Unknown function but conserved in other organisms), translating into MKQKKTLIVGGTKGSGYALVKFLEDKKHLLSIMGRKKPPNSFNHNKTTTFWEVDITDELCLFDVCESIINRNGYINNLIFFQRFRGKKNDWEGEIEASLTATKNTIEYFTDPLKKLTANINAIVVISSNASYLIADEQPLSYHVAKAGLKQLVRYYAVSLGSKNIRVNAVSPGTVLKDESKEFYLNNQHIVNLYKNITPIGRMGTPQDIANVVDFLCSSKAAFITGQDIVVDGGLSLQWQESLSRRVAEGNKDDK; encoded by the coding sequence ATGAAACAAAAAAAAACATTAATTGTGGGAGGCACTAAAGGCAGTGGTTATGCCTTAGTTAAGTTTTTGGAAGACAAAAAACATCTTTTATCGATTATGGGGCGAAAAAAACCTCCAAATAGTTTTAACCACAATAAAACCACGACCTTCTGGGAAGTTGACATCACGGATGAGCTATGTTTATTTGATGTGTGTGAATCGATAATTAATCGAAATGGTTATATAAACAATCTTATATTTTTCCAAAGATTTCGTGGTAAAAAAAACGATTGGGAAGGTGAAATTGAGGCTAGTCTTACAGCAACAAAAAATACAATCGAATATTTTACAGACCCTTTAAAGAAACTAACAGCGAATATAAATGCAATTGTAGTTATTAGTTCAAATGCCAGCTATCTGATAGCCGATGAGCAGCCTTTAAGCTATCATGTTGCGAAAGCGGGTCTTAAACAATTGGTTCGCTATTATGCCGTCAGTCTTGGGTCAAAAAATATAAGGGTGAATGCTGTTTCTCCAGGCACGGTTTTAAAGGATGAATCAAAAGAATTTTATCTTAATAATCAGCATATTGTTAATTTATATAAAAACATTACACCTATAGGGCGTATGGGAACGCCTCAAGATATTGCAAATGTGGTGGATTTTTTGTGCAGTTCTAAAGCTGCGTTTATAACGGGGCAAGATATAGTTGTTGACGGTGGACTTTCTTTACAATGGCAAGAATCATTATCTCGAAGGGTAGCTGAAGGGAATAAGGATGACAAATAA
- a CDS encoding conserved hypothetical protein (Evidence 4 : Unknown function but conserved in other organisms) — protein sequence MGRLLNIMTPLHKMTTRRYIDRMMDEKVECMRKAKEYEFDYWDGDRRFGYGGYQYIDDRWKKVAQPLIDIYDLKPGSKILDVGCGKAYLLYELKQLFPDAETVGFDISRHGINDAKKEIKENLFLYKAQDKYPWGDHYFDLVVSIGCVHNLRIFELENAVKEIERVGKNKYIMVESYRNELEQFNLQCWALTAESFFDTAEWIWLYNHFGYTGDYEFIYFE from the coding sequence ATGGGACGCCTGCTCAATATCATGACGCCGCTGCATAAGATGACAACGCGCCGTTATATTGATCGTATGATGGATGAAAAAGTCGAATGTATGCGTAAAGCAAAAGAATACGAATTCGATTATTGGGATGGGGATCGTCGTTTTGGCTATGGCGGTTACCAATACATTGATGACAGATGGAAAAAAGTGGCACAGCCTTTGATTGATATTTATGACCTTAAGCCGGGTTCGAAAATTCTTGACGTCGGTTGCGGTAAGGCTTATCTGCTTTATGAATTAAAACAGCTTTTTCCGGACGCCGAGACAGTCGGATTTGATATATCCAGGCACGGAATTAATGACGCGAAAAAAGAGATAAAAGAGAATCTGTTTTTATATAAAGCGCAGGACAAATATCCGTGGGGAGATCATTATTTTGATCTTGTTGTTTCTATTGGCTGTGTCCATAATCTCCGTATTTTTGAACTTGAAAATGCTGTAAAAGAGATTGAGCGGGTGGGAAAAAACAAGTACATAATGGTGGAAAGTTACCGCAATGAGCTGGAACAGTTTAATCTCCAATGCTGGGCTTTGACTGCGGAATCGTTTTTTGACACAGCTGAATGGATATGGCTTTATAATCATTTCGGATATACCGGGGACTATGAGTTTATCTATTTTGAATGA
- a CDS encoding conserved hypothetical protein (Evidence 4 : Unknown function but conserved in other organisms) gives MLNILEYNEEVLFVKEPVINICQKDISFLKERAKRTKRGRIRLCAHSDISESIHEMIIVHPQNAYIRPHKHIGKTESAHIIEGSINVLIFTETGDISNTIKMNDCSSGDNFYCRMPSGLYHSMLIKSDWLVFLETTKGPFKKEDTVFAPWAPKENDTNMVRKFVSELHNRIK, from the coding sequence ATGTTGAACATATTGGAATATAATGAAGAAGTTCTTTTTGTAAAAGAACCTGTGATAAATATCTGCCAAAAAGACATTTCTTTTTTAAAGGAAAGAGCTAAAAGAACCAAACGCGGAAGAATCCGCTTGTGTGCGCATTCAGACATTTCAGAAAGTATACACGAGATGATTATCGTGCATCCCCAAAATGCATATATTCGTCCTCATAAGCATATCGGTAAGACGGAGTCCGCACATATTATAGAGGGTTCCATAAATGTGCTGATTTTTACTGAGACTGGGGATATTAGTAATACGATAAAGATGAATGATTGCTCATCAGGAGACAATTTTTATTGCAGAATGCCTTCAGGCTTATACCATTCAATGTTGATTAAATCAGACTGGCTTGTTTTTCTTGAAACGACTAAAGGCCCTTTTAAGAAAGAAGATACTGTTTTTGCGCCATGGGCTCCGAAAGAAAACGATACCAATATGGTTCGTAAATTTGTCTCAGAACTTCACAATAGAATTAAGTGA
- a CDS encoding Radical SAM protein: MGLLYTRFKAFHFKEKLDSLPENQDKILPPIHIRIKPTNVCNHNCSYCAYTAEALQLGQDMRRDDYIPQEKMMEIIDDLIGMDVKAVTFSGGGEPFCYPYFLKAVEKLSDSEIKFASLTNGSRLTGEIAEIFSYNATWLRISMDGWDDESYSEYRGVKPGEFSKIINNIIDFEKLSGKCHLGVCINTDKKNYSHIYKLIEKLRDSGVKSIKVAPCIISNNGKENNVYHKPIFDETKDQINRAKEKFEKQGLEIFDSYHMQLDAFQKDYSWCPSLQTNPVIGADLNVYSCQDKAYNLETGVIGSIKDRRFKDFWMDGNCKFYKINPSTVCNHHCVANNKNEMIMEYLNVDQEHLEFV, encoded by the coding sequence ATGGGGTTATTGTATACAAGATTTAAGGCCTTTCATTTTAAAGAGAAACTGGATTCGCTTCCTGAAAATCAGGATAAAATACTGCCGCCGATTCATATCCGGATAAAGCCGACAAATGTCTGCAACCACAATTGTTCATACTGCGCATATACCGCCGAAGCATTGCAGTTAGGCCAGGATATGCGCAGAGATGATTACATCCCGCAAGAAAAGATGATGGAGATAATCGACGATCTTATTGGCATGGATGTGAAAGCCGTGACATTCAGCGGAGGAGGAGAACCTTTCTGCTATCCGTATTTTCTTAAGGCTGTAGAAAAATTATCGGACAGCGAAATTAAGTTCGCGTCTTTGACAAATGGTTCGAGGCTTACTGGAGAAATAGCTGAAATATTTTCTTATAATGCCACCTGGCTTCGAATTTCAATGGATGGATGGGACGATGAAAGTTATTCCGAGTACCGTGGAGTGAAACCCGGAGAGTTTTCCAAGATAATCAATAACATCATTGATTTTGAAAAACTTTCCGGGAAATGTCACCTCGGGGTTTGCATCAATACGGATAAGAAAAATTATTCACATATTTATAAATTAATAGAAAAATTGCGCGATAGCGGAGTAAAAAGCATAAAAGTAGCCCCTTGTATTATAAGTAATAATGGAAAAGAAAATAATGTTTATCACAAGCCGATTTTTGATGAGACTAAAGATCAGATAAACAGGGCAAAAGAAAAATTTGAAAAACAGGGGCTTGAAATATTCGATTCATATCATATGCAACTGGATGCCTTTCAAAAAGATTATTCCTGGTGCCCGTCTCTTCAGACAAATCCTGTGATTGGGGCGGATTTAAATGTCTATTCTTGTCAGGATAAAGCCTATAATCTGGAAACAGGCGTAATTGGCTCCATAAAAGATAGAAGGTTTAAAGATTTCTGGATGGATGGCAATTGTAAATTTTACAAAATTAATCCCTCCACAGTATGTAATCATCACTGCGTGGCAAACAACAAAAATGAAATGATTATGGAATATTTGAATGTGGATCAAGAACATTTGGAGTTTGTTTAA
- a CDS encoding conserved hypothetical protein (Evidence 4 : Unknown function but conserved in other organisms) → MESKKNNCRLCSSSEDLIEIINLGNQPIAHRFLSNRNDIEKQYPFVFHFCEKCGLIQICDPIDPKELYLDYNFCFSSWKPEPHIDDEVDTIISKVHPESVLEIGANDGTFLELLRKKNISKLVGVEPNQFASKLAKNKDLCIYSEMINLDLCKRITNKFGTFQLVVARQALEHILDLEIFFLCVRTVLDENGFLFLDIPDIETGLDMGDCSILWEEHVSYFTKSVMENLLSRYGFTPVSVKKYNFSGGALAFLTRRQPDIKTNMLHPHDLHDRALGFNDKVMNYGKKLQEILEKSHKKGFKNILYGVGCRACTVVNSLKLENYIDFAIDDQKERQHKFMPGSRLEILSSDVIKKVSSPVICLLAVNQENENTVKKKFIKKYKKIHFVSLLSPTDISRELRYLKERLSL, encoded by the coding sequence ATGGAAAGCAAAAAAAACAATTGTCGACTATGTTCGAGCAGTGAAGATTTGATTGAAATCATAAACTTGGGGAATCAACCTATTGCTCATCGGTTTTTGTCAAATCGTAATGATATTGAAAAACAATATCCTTTTGTCTTTCATTTTTGTGAAAAATGCGGATTAATACAAATATGCGATCCCATTGATCCTAAAGAGTTATACTTGGATTATAATTTTTGTTTTAGCAGCTGGAAACCTGAGCCACATATTGATGATGAAGTCGATACGATTATCAGCAAAGTTCATCCTGAATCAGTTCTTGAGATTGGCGCTAATGATGGAACATTTTTAGAGTTATTAAGGAAGAAAAATATTTCAAAATTAGTAGGCGTTGAACCGAATCAGTTTGCAAGCAAGTTGGCAAAAAATAAAGATTTATGCATATATTCTGAAATGATTAATCTTGATTTATGTAAAAGGATAACCAACAAGTTCGGAACGTTTCAGCTTGTTGTAGCCAGACAAGCATTGGAGCATATTTTAGATTTAGAAATTTTTTTTTTATGTGTTAGAACTGTATTGGATGAAAACGGTTTTTTGTTTTTGGATATACCCGACATTGAGACAGGGCTCGATATGGGAGATTGCTCTATTTTATGGGAAGAACACGTAAGTTACTTCACAAAATCAGTTATGGAAAATCTTTTGTCCAGATATGGTTTTACCCCTGTGAGTGTGAAAAAATATAATTTCAGCGGCGGCGCTTTGGCATTTTTAACAAGACGTCAACCTGACATAAAAACGAATATGTTGCACCCCCATGATTTACATGATAGGGCATTGGGTTTTAATGATAAAGTGATGAACTATGGGAAAAAACTTCAAGAAATATTAGAAAAATCTCATAAAAAGGGATTTAAAAATATTCTTTATGGAGTGGGCTGTAGAGCATGCACTGTTGTTAATTCTTTAAAACTAGAAAATTATATTGACTTCGCAATAGATGATCAGAAAGAGCGTCAACATAAATTTATGCCAGGGAGCAGATTAGAAATTTTATCGTCGGATGTGATCAAAAAAGTTTCATCACCGGTGATATGTCTACTCGCTGTTAACCAGGAAAACGAAAATACAGTTAAAAAGAAATTTATAAAGAAATATAAAAAAATTCATTTTGTATCGTTGCTTTCGCCAACTGATATATCAAGAGAACTCAGATATTTGAAGGAAAGACTTTCATTATGA